One window of the Candidatus Chryseobacterium colombiense genome contains the following:
- a CDS encoding peptide deformylase, whose product MKKLPFIFILFMGLFHAQKLTSNEISMINQGDINSALPIYQTTDEQQHKTLLSLSTEIDPLDKNTAILVKRMKESLLSTDGGVGIAAPQVGINRKIIWVQRFDKQGEPLEYFINPVIVWRSELQNLGPEGDLSIPDFRDQFYRSKVIQLEYVDLKGQKYSEIVEGFTAVIFQHEIDHLFGILISDKKEKEKNDSYKKVDAFKKSDSVTR is encoded by the coding sequence ATGAAAAAACTCCCATTTATATTTATTCTTTTCATGGGTTTATTCCATGCTCAGAAACTGACTTCTAATGAGATTTCAATGATCAATCAAGGTGATATCAATAGTGCATTACCAATATATCAAACGACGGACGAGCAACAGCATAAAACCTTACTGAGTCTTTCTACAGAAATTGATCCGTTGGATAAAAACACAGCGATTCTAGTCAAAAGAATGAAAGAATCTTTACTTTCAACCGATGGCGGAGTAGGAATTGCGGCTCCACAGGTGGGAATCAACAGAAAAATTATCTGGGTTCAGCGTTTTGATAAGCAGGGTGAGCCTTTGGAATATTTCATTAATCCTGTGATTGTCTGGAGATCAGAATTGCAGAATCTTGGTCCGGAAGGGGATTTGTCCATTCCCGATTTTAGAGACCAGTTTTACAGAAGCAAAGTGATCCAATTGGAATATGTCGATTTAAAAGGCCAAAAATATTCAGAAATTGTAGAAGGTTTTACGGCTGTCATCTTCCAGCACGAAATCGACCATCTTTTCGGAATATTAATTTCAGATAAAAAAGAAAAAGAAAAAAACGATTCCTATAAAAAAGTGGATGCTTTCAAGAAAAGTGATTCTGTGACGAGGTAG
- a CDS encoding lactonase family protein, producing MLKKLLILSITICSWLHFYSQNTYAFFGSFNRDKDTEGLYVYELDTISGKLLKVTSYIGILNPSFLTVSPDGKYVFACTESKTKNGGSISSFKFNRENKTLTFINKQKSGGENPVYLTVHKNGKWLVNGNYTEGSVSVYPISENGKIEPYVQNIQFLEGSVDPGRQERAHIHSTVFSPDFDYLFLPDLGADKIRAYQFNSDSNGPLKTADIPFIQTTPGSGPRHFTFHPNGKFAYCIEEMGGSVSVYSYNAGKLNAIQRINTHSEKYKEDFESSDVHISPDGKFLYASNRGTENNIAIFLIQNNGTLKTIGYQSIKGKHPRVFGLDPSGKFLITTNTGTGNVVVFKRDSETGLLKKTGRKIKIKNVSCVQIRKY from the coding sequence ATTTTGAAAAAACTCCTTATTCTATCCATTACTATCTGTAGCTGGTTACATTTCTATTCCCAAAACACCTATGCATTTTTCGGTTCATTTAATCGCGATAAAGATACAGAGGGACTTTACGTTTATGAATTGGACACCATCAGTGGAAAATTATTGAAAGTCACTTCTTATATAGGAATTTTAAATCCTTCGTTTCTTACTGTATCACCGGATGGGAAATACGTTTTTGCCTGTACAGAAAGTAAAACAAAAAACGGAGGAAGTATAAGCAGTTTTAAATTCAACAGAGAAAATAAAACACTGACTTTCATCAACAAACAAAAAAGCGGTGGTGAAAATCCGGTATATCTAACGGTACATAAAAACGGGAAGTGGTTAGTCAATGGGAATTACACCGAAGGCAGCGTTTCTGTGTACCCGATTTCAGAAAACGGAAAAATTGAACCATATGTCCAAAATATCCAATTCTTGGAAGGCAGTGTGGATCCCGGCCGACAGGAACGAGCACATATTCATTCCACAGTATTTTCTCCTGATTTTGATTATCTGTTTCTTCCTGATTTGGGAGCTGATAAAATCAGAGCTTATCAGTTTAACAGTGACAGTAATGGACCTTTAAAAACCGCTGATATTCCTTTCATCCAAACAACACCCGGAAGCGGACCACGGCATTTTACTTTTCATCCGAACGGAAAGTTTGCTTATTGCATTGAAGAAATGGGAGGATCAGTAAGTGTGTACTCTTATAACGCGGGAAAGCTGAATGCTATACAAAGAATTAATACCCATTCTGAAAAATATAAAGAGGATTTTGAAAGCTCCGATGTTCATATTTCACCTGACGGAAAATTTTTATATGCTTCCAATCGAGGGACTGAAAACAACATCGCCATATTTTTAATTCAAAATAACGGAACTTTAAAAACAATCGGTTATCAATCTATAAAAGGAAAACATCCACGAGTTTTCGGACTCGATCCCAGTGGAAAGTTTCTGATCACTACCAATACAGGCACTGGAAACGTAGTTGTTTTTAAGAGAGACTCTGAAACCGGGTTATTGAAAAAAACAGGTAGGAAGATTAAAATCAAAAACGTTTCCTGTGTACAGATCAGGAAATATTAA
- a CDS encoding NAD(P)H-dependent oxidoreductase has protein sequence MSLIQDLEWRHAVKAYDPTKKVSEKDLLTILEAARLAPTSSGLQPFRVIVVENQELKEKMVQGALNPEVMRDSSHVLVFAAWDSYSDEKIDKVYDYHTDVRDLPRGRFGSYTDKIKEIYGAQTPAEHFAHTARQTYIALGFALAQAAELKIDSTPAEGFSNAVVDEILGLKELGLKSVSLLYLGYRDEEKDWLSSMKKVRVPMEEFIIKK, from the coding sequence ATGTCATTAATACAAGATTTAGAATGGAGACATGCCGTAAAAGCATATGATCCGACTAAAAAAGTTTCAGAAAAAGATTTACTTACTATTTTAGAGGCCGCAAGATTAGCTCCTACCTCATCCGGCTTACAACCATTCCGTGTGATCGTAGTGGAAAATCAGGAATTAAAAGAAAAAATGGTTCAAGGTGCTTTGAATCCTGAAGTCATGAGAGATTCTTCCCATGTTTTGGTATTTGCAGCCTGGGACAGTTATTCTGACGAAAAAATCGATAAAGTTTATGATTATCATACCGACGTAAGAGATTTACCAAGAGGACGTTTCGGAAGCTATACTGATAAAATTAAAGAAATATATGGAGCTCAGACTCCAGCAGAACACTTCGCCCACACTGCAAGACAGACTTATATTGCACTAGGTTTTGCTCTTGCTCAGGCAGCTGAACTGAAAATCGACAGTACTCCTGCGGAAGGGTTCAGCAATGCAGTAGTAGATGAAATTCTGGGATTAAAAGAATTAGGCTTAAAGAGTGTGAGTTTACTTTATTTAGGATACAGAGACGAAGAAAAAGACTGGCTGTCTTCAATGAAGAAAGTTCGTGTTCCGATGGAGGAATTCATCATTAAAAAATAA
- a CDS encoding MarR family transcriptional regulator, with translation MENSESLQLKNQICFPLYVIAKEITGLYRPFLDELDITYPQYLVMMVLWENDGLAVNNIGEKLYLDSGTLTPLLKRLETKGFIQRKRKKEDERVVEVFITESGKALQKKACEIPEKIHNKIDVTKEDWIALKESVQKILSKIEK, from the coding sequence ATGGAAAATTCAGAATCTTTACAATTAAAAAATCAAATTTGCTTTCCCCTGTATGTGATTGCAAAGGAGATTACAGGGCTGTATCGTCCGTTTCTTGATGAGCTCGATATTACCTATCCTCAATATCTTGTCATGATGGTCTTGTGGGAAAATGATGGTCTTGCCGTGAACAACATCGGGGAAAAACTCTATCTGGACAGCGGTACCCTTACACCCCTTTTGAAAAGACTGGAAACCAAAGGATTTATCCAGCGAAAAAGAAAAAAAGAGGACGAAAGAGTGGTTGAAGTATTCATCACCGAATCAGGAAAGGCACTTCAGAAAAAAGCTTGTGAAATTCCTGAAAAAATCCATAACAAAATAGATGTCACAAAAGAAGACTGGATAGCATTGAAAGAAAGTGTTCAAAAAATATTAAGCAAAATAGAAAAATAA
- the trpB gene encoding tryptophan synthase subunit beta, translated as MNYKNPDEYGYYGEFGGAFIPEMLYPNVEELQKNYLKIIESEDFQKEYQDLLKNYVGRATPLYFAKNLSQKYHTQIYLKREDLNHTGAHKINNALGQVLLAKRLGKNRIIAETGAGQHGVATATACALLGLECIVYMGEIDIQRQAPNVARMKMLGAEVIAATSGSKTLKDAVNEALRDWINNPATTHYVIGSVVGPHPFPDLVARFQSIISKEIKEQLFEQTGRKNPDYVIACVGGGSNAAGTFYHFVEEEDVKIIAAEAGGFGVDSGKSAATTFLGTLGVLHGSKSLVMQTEDGQVIEPHSISAGLDYPGIGPFHAHLFKEKRAEFFSINDNEALESAFELTKLEGIIPALESAHALAVLDKKEFNEKDVVVICLSGRGDKDMETYLKEMKNYS; from the coding sequence ATGAATTATAAAAACCCCGATGAATATGGATATTATGGAGAATTCGGCGGAGCTTTCATCCCGGAAATGCTCTATCCGAATGTAGAAGAACTACAGAAAAACTATCTTAAAATCATTGAATCTGAGGATTTTCAAAAAGAATATCAGGATTTATTAAAAAACTATGTCGGAAGAGCTACTCCTTTATATTTTGCTAAAAATTTAAGTCAGAAATACCATACTCAGATCTACTTAAAAAGAGAAGACCTGAATCACACCGGAGCTCACAAGATCAATAATGCTCTGGGGCAGGTTTTACTGGCAAAACGTCTTGGTAAAAACAGGATCATCGCGGAAACCGGAGCCGGGCAACATGGTGTCGCTACTGCTACAGCCTGTGCTTTGTTAGGCCTTGAATGTATTGTGTATATGGGAGAAATCGATATTCAGAGACAGGCTCCGAATGTGGCAAGAATGAAAATGCTGGGAGCAGAAGTTATCGCTGCCACTTCAGGTTCAAAAACATTAAAAGATGCGGTCAATGAAGCTTTAAGAGACTGGATCAATAATCCAGCAACGACGCATTATGTCATCGGAAGCGTGGTCGGGCCTCATCCTTTTCCTGATTTGGTTGCCCGATTTCAGAGTATTATTTCAAAGGAGATCAAAGAACAGCTTTTCGAACAAACGGGAAGAAAAAATCCGGATTATGTTATTGCCTGTGTAGGAGGCGGAAGCAATGCGGCAGGAACTTTTTATCATTTTGTAGAGGAAGAAGATGTAAAGATCATCGCAGCAGAAGCCGGAGGTTTTGGTGTAGATTCAGGAAAATCTGCAGCAACAACCTTTCTAGGGACTTTAGGTGTTTTACATGGCAGTAAAAGCCTGGTCATGCAGACAGAAGATGGTCAGGTTATTGAACCTCATTCCATTTCTGCCGGACTGGATTATCCGGGAATCGGTCCTTTTCACGCCCATTTATTTAAAGAAAAACGGGCTGAATTTTTTAGTATCAATGATAATGAGGCTTTAGAATCTGCATTTGAACTCACAAAACTGGAAGGCATCATTCCTGCATTGGAAAGTGCTCATGCTCTGGCTGTTTTAGATAAAAAAGAATTTAATGAAAAAGATGTTGTTGTCATTTGTTTAAGTGGCCGCGGTGATAAGGATATGGAAACGTATCTAAAAGAAATGAAAAATTACAGCTAA
- a CDS encoding Crp/Fnr family transcriptional regulator, whose translation MSEILKKYFHKTLPDLTDEKFNLILEKSKLIKLQRKEIICRQGDICSLKIFVAKGLLRNYSTSEDGSEHILQFVNEMSWTTDPESFYNDTPSKLTIEALEPSEIFAFNLQDFHQLREEIPALSIFIEELLTKKSMEINNRLLVNISSTPEDKYLYFIKNHPDLLNRVPLHMIASYLGMSRETLSRVRRQILKTV comes from the coding sequence ATGTCAGAAATCTTAAAAAAATATTTCCACAAGACTCTTCCTGATCTGACGGATGAAAAGTTTAATTTAATTTTAGAAAAAAGTAAATTAATTAAGCTTCAGCGTAAGGAAATTATTTGTAGACAGGGAGATATTTGCAGCTTAAAAATTTTTGTTGCAAAAGGACTTCTCCGAAATTATTCTACCTCCGAAGATGGAAGTGAACATATCCTGCAGTTTGTAAATGAAATGTCCTGGACCACAGATCCTGAGAGCTTTTATAATGATACCCCTTCAAAACTGACTATTGAGGCACTGGAACCTTCAGAAATATTTGCATTTAATCTTCAGGATTTTCATCAGCTTCGGGAAGAAATTCCTGCACTCAGTATCTTTATTGAGGAGCTTTTAACAAAGAAATCAATGGAAATCAATAACAGACTACTGGTGAACATCAGCAGTACTCCCGAAGATAAGTATTTATATTTTATCAAAAATCATCCTGATTTGCTCAACAGAGTTCCTTTACATATGATAGCTTCTTATCTCGGGATGTCGAGAGAAACGCTGTCAAGAGTAAGAAGACAAATCCTGAAAACAGTCTGA
- the trpA gene encoding tryptophan synthase subunit alpha, translating to MKKLNIYFTAGIPQLEDTADIIKTIQDSGADIIEIGMPYSDPVADGPVIQQAHELALKNGMTIEKLFSQLKSSKDKIKIPIILMGYINPVLSFGFEKFCHECAESGVSGLILPDLPPIEFEKNYQKTLEKHHLNFTFLVTPETSDERILYLDSLSSGFLYAVSSSSTTGNENTVLKNEEYLSRLAALPLKNPVMIGFGIKSKEDFESVTEKADGGIIGTAFVKILLENQNWKQKAESFIKSIKN from the coding sequence ATGAAAAAACTAAACATATACTTCACGGCAGGAATTCCACAACTGGAAGATACGGCCGATATTATAAAAACCATTCAGGATTCCGGAGCAGATATAATTGAAATCGGAATGCCCTATTCTGATCCTGTTGCAGACGGACCTGTTATTCAGCAGGCTCATGAACTGGCGTTGAAAAACGGAATGACAATTGAAAAACTATTTTCACAGTTAAAATCCAGTAAAGACAAAATAAAAATCCCGATTATTTTAATGGGATACATCAATCCTGTTTTAAGTTTTGGTTTTGAGAAATTTTGTCATGAATGTGCTGAAAGTGGAGTTTCAGGGCTCATTTTACCTGATTTACCTCCTATTGAGTTTGAAAAAAACTATCAAAAAACTTTAGAAAAACATCATTTAAATTTCACATTTTTGGTAACCCCGGAAACTTCAGACGAAAGAATTCTGTATCTGGATTCTTTAAGTTCAGGTTTTTTATATGCAGTAAGCTCTTCCTCTACTACAGGAAACGAAAATACCGTATTAAAAAATGAGGAATATCTTTCCCGATTGGCTGCTCTTCCATTAAAAAATCCGGTTATGATCGGTTTTGGAATTAAATCTAAAGAAGATTTTGAAAGCGTAACCGAAAAAGCAGACGGCGGAATCATTGGAACTGCTTTTGTGAAAATCCTTTTAGAAAATCAAAATTGGAAGCAGAAAGCAGAAAGCTTTATCAAAAGCATAAAGAACTAA
- a CDS encoding alpha/beta fold hydrolase, which yields MTKFKQLLFNVIIILSFLYTGDFTKAQIQIFDSIKVDSLTFANTRNEINKIPNDNFKKFIFKDSSGTLPYRLLFPKNYNKRKKYPLVIVFHNSSRIGEDNEKQLEHLSKIWLRNDIYEKYNAFVLAPQFNKRSSIYQKTTDSLLVSKPGEDIDTVLHLLDKIEKDYKVDKSKIYLVGYSMGASTAQNLINLKPEKFAALVSVAAVPDFSNLKAWKNKSIFLIHGKKDISNPYQGSEELFNKMKSNKHLIFKTFTELNHDNITIPLLLSDEIPKWLFNQHK from the coding sequence ATGACTAAATTTAAACAACTCCTATTCAATGTAATTATTATTTTATCTTTCTTGTATACAGGAGATTTTACCAAGGCACAAATTCAAATATTTGACAGCATCAAGGTGGATAGCTTAACTTTTGCCAATACAAGAAATGAAATCAATAAAATTCCAAATGATAATTTTAAAAAATTCATTTTTAAAGATTCTTCGGGAACATTACCTTATCGGTTGTTGTTTCCGAAGAACTATAATAAAAGAAAGAAATACCCTCTCGTTATCGTATTCCATAATTCTTCCAGAATTGGAGAAGACAATGAAAAACAACTTGAACACTTATCAAAAATATGGCTTCGGAATGACATCTATGAAAAATACAATGCATTTGTTTTAGCTCCACAGTTCAATAAACGCTCATCAATATACCAGAAAACGACTGACAGCTTACTGGTCTCAAAACCTGGCGAAGATATTGATACCGTTTTACATTTATTGGATAAAATAGAAAAAGACTATAAGGTTGACAAATCAAAAATTTATCTGGTAGGATATTCTATGGGAGCTTCTACAGCACAAAACCTGATCAATTTAAAGCCTGAAAAGTTTGCTGCGTTGGTTTCTGTGGCTGCAGTTCCCGATTTTTCCAATTTAAAAGCCTGGAAAAATAAAAGTATCTTTTTAATCCATGGAAAAAAAGACATTTCTAATCCATATCAAGGAAGTGAGGAGCTTTTTAACAAAATGAAAAGCAATAAACACCTTATTTTTAAAACTTTTACGGAATTAAACCATGATAATATTACAATTCCCTTGCTCTTAAGTGATGAAATTCCGAAGTGGTTATTTAATCAACATAAATAA
- a CDS encoding SDR family oxidoreductase, with the protein MKVFVTGASGFVGSAVVKELIANGHQVTGLARSEESAKSILEAGAEVLRGDLESFEILQKGAREADGVIHTAFIHDFSDYETNALKDEKAIEAMGEVLKGTDKPIVVTGGTLGLPLIDGKITEESKAPEESIRFSEKAFVSLTESGVKASIVRLSPSVYGNSEQGFKGGFGLMIAELAKAKGTAAYIEEGANVWPAVHRLDAAKLFRLALEKGEKGSRYNAVSNDKQLSMKEFAEYIGGKLNIPVQSFSREEASQYFTWMTYFVQENCPATSVQTQEKLGWKPSEKSFVEELDQYFF; encoded by the coding sequence ATGAAAGTTTTTGTAACAGGAGCTTCAGGATTTGTAGGCTCTGCAGTCGTAAAAGAATTAATAGCAAACGGACATCAGGTAACAGGACTTGCCCGATCCGAAGAATCTGCGAAATCTATTTTGGAAGCCGGAGCAGAAGTCTTGAGAGGAGACCTGGAAAGTTTTGAGATCCTGCAAAAAGGTGCAAGAGAAGCAGATGGGGTTATTCATACCGCTTTCATTCACGATTTTTCAGATTATGAGACCAATGCGCTCAAAGATGAAAAAGCGATCGAAGCCATGGGAGAGGTATTGAAAGGAACCGATAAGCCGATTGTGGTTACAGGCGGAACCCTTGGATTACCGCTTATTGATGGGAAAATTACGGAAGAAAGCAAAGCACCGGAAGAATCAATCCGATTTTCTGAAAAAGCTTTTGTGAGCTTAACCGAATCGGGTGTTAAAGCATCGATTGTTCGTCTTTCGCCAAGTGTCTACGGAAACTCTGAACAGGGTTTCAAAGGTGGTTTTGGATTGATGATTGCAGAACTGGCGAAAGCGAAAGGAACAGCAGCTTATATAGAAGAGGGAGCTAATGTTTGGCCTGCTGTTCACCGTTTGGATGCTGCAAAACTGTTTCGTTTAGCCCTTGAAAAGGGAGAGAAAGGATCGAGATACAATGCCGTTAGCAATGATAAACAGTTATCCATGAAAGAATTTGCAGAATATATTGGTGGAAAACTCAATATTCCGGTACAGTCTTTTTCAAGAGAGGAAGCTTCACAATATTTTACATGGATGACGTATTTTGTGCAGGAGAATTGTCCGGCAACAAGTGTACAGACCCAGGAAAAACTTGGTTGGAAGCCTTCTGAAAAAAGTTTTGTTGAAGAATTGGATCAGTACTTCTTTTAA
- the lipB gene encoding lipoyl(octanoyl) transferase LipB: MNTIQNKVVEFEDLGIKEYQPSWDYQEKLMKDIIDTKIKNRDLPAEEHSTTPNHFLLVEHPHVYTLGKSGHEENMLAGIDKLKEIDATFVKVNRGGDITYHGYGQIVGYPILDLENFFTDIHKYMRNLEEVIIRTIAEYGLKGERSPGETGVWLDVGKPYARKICAMGVKASRWVTLHGFALNVNTDMRYFEYIIPCGIKDKQVTSLKRELERELTPEEMEDIKAKIRKHFTDVFEAELNYK; the protein is encoded by the coding sequence ATGAACACAATTCAGAATAAAGTAGTAGAATTTGAAGATTTAGGCATAAAAGAATATCAACCTTCTTGGGATTATCAGGAAAAACTGATGAAAGATATTATTGATACCAAAATAAAGAATCGCGACTTACCTGCAGAAGAACACAGTACAACTCCCAATCATTTTCTTTTAGTTGAACATCCTCATGTCTATACATTAGGGAAAAGCGGTCATGAAGAAAATATGCTGGCCGGAATTGACAAATTGAAAGAAATTGATGCCACTTTTGTTAAAGTAAACCGTGGCGGAGATATTACCTATCACGGATACGGACAAATTGTGGGCTATCCTATTTTAGATCTTGAAAACTTCTTCACCGATATTCACAAATACATGCGGAATCTGGAAGAAGTCATCATCAGAACAATTGCAGAATATGGTTTAAAAGGAGAACGGTCTCCGGGAGAAACGGGAGTATGGCTGGATGTAGGAAAACCTTACGCCAGAAAAATCTGCGCAATGGGCGTAAAAGCTTCACGCTGGGTAACTTTACATGGCTTTGCCTTGAATGTGAATACGGATATGCGTTATTTTGAATACATCATTCCTTGCGGAATCAAAGACAAACAGGTAACTTCTTTAAAAAGAGAACTTGAAAGAGAATTAACTCCTGAAGAAATGGAAGACATTAAAGCGAAGATCAGGAAACATTTTACGGATGTTTTTGAGGCTGAATTAAATTACAAATAA
- a CDS encoding organic hydroperoxide resistance protein: protein MKTLYTTKVTAKGGRNGQVKSENGILDLEVRMPKALGGANDDFTNPEMLFAAGYSACFDSALNRVISLSKTKTGETTVTALVSIGQLENGGFGLAVELDVNIPGVSIEEAQALTEKAHEICPYSNATRNNIEVKLSVTNN from the coding sequence ATGAAAACCTTATATACAACAAAAGTTACTGCAAAAGGAGGAAGAAACGGCCAGGTAAAAAGTGAAAACGGAATTCTTGACTTAGAAGTAAGAATGCCTAAAGCTTTAGGCGGAGCCAACGATGATTTTACCAATCCTGAAATGCTTTTCGCAGCAGGATATTCAGCCTGTTTCGACAGCGCTTTGAACCGGGTAATTAGCTTATCAAAAACAAAAACTGGAGAAACAACCGTTACAGCATTAGTAAGCATCGGACAATTAGAAAACGGAGGTTTCGGATTGGCTGTTGAACTGGATGTGAATATTCCAGGGGTATCCATCGAAGAAGCGCAGGCTTTAACAGAAAAAGCTCACGAAATCTGCCCTTATTCCAATGCAACAAGAAATAATATTGAAGTGAAATTATCGGTAACCAACAATTAA
- a CDS encoding ChaN family lipoprotein, whose protein sequence is MKNIFITILLVVFSSLNAQNFKPYQFYDKKGKEINTEKLVKELADYDVIFFGENHNNSINHWLQLKITQALYTQKNSQLILGAEMFERDNQSQLNQYLSGKIDVKTLKDSARLWSNFTTDYKPLVDFAKEKKLSFIATNIPRKYASQTSKEGLESLNNLSEKEKGYIAQLPIKVTLDTPGYPEMKTMMGDHADGTKVMNFISAQAVKDATMAESILKNMRAGKTFIHYNGNYHSKEFGGIYWYIKQKNPNLKMAVISVFESENPELKIPEKDYIPTDFNLIIPSDMTKTY, encoded by the coding sequence ATGCTCAAAACTTCAAACCCTATCAGTTTTATGATAAAAAAGGAAAAGAAATCAACACTGAAAAATTGGTTAAGGAACTGGCTGATTATGACGTGATTTTCTTTGGTGAAAATCATAACAATTCAATCAATCACTGGCTGCAGCTGAAAATTACCCAAGCTTTATATACTCAGAAAAACAGTCAGTTGATTTTGGGAGCAGAAATGTTTGAAAGGGATAATCAGTCTCAGCTTAATCAATATTTAAGTGGAAAAATTGATGTTAAAACCTTAAAAGATTCGGCACGTTTGTGGAGTAATTTCACAACAGATTACAAACCTTTGGTAGATTTTGCAAAAGAGAAAAAACTGAGCTTTATTGCAACCAATATTCCGCGAAAATATGCCTCTCAAACATCAAAAGAAGGCTTGGAATCTTTAAATAATCTATCTGAAAAAGAAAAAGGATACATCGCGCAATTACCAATAAAAGTAACGTTGGACACACCCGGCTATCCTGAAATGAAAACCATGATGGGAGATCATGCCGACGGAACAAAAGTGATGAACTTTATTTCCGCTCAGGCTGTAAAGGATGCTACCATGGCAGAATCTATTCTGAAAAATATGCGGGCAGGAAAAACTTTTATCCATTACAATGGAAACTATCACAGCAAAGAATTTGGCGGAATTTACTGGTATATCAAACAGAAAAATCCAAATCTGAAAATGGCAGTGATCTCAGTTTTTGAATCCGAAAACCCTGAATTAAAAATTCCTGAAAAAGACTATATTCCGACGGATTTCAATCTGATTATTCCGAGTGATATGACGAAAACGTATTAA
- a CDS encoding SDR family oxidoreductase, whose amino-acid sequence MQRFTNKSALITGGTNGMGFATAQQFIKEGGSAIITGRSEETVNKALEKLGTNAFGIVSDAGSMSDLMNLRNEVKKYTENIDLVFANAGYGRFSPIESVDENHFDELFNMLVKGAFFTVQQMLPLMKKGSSVIFNTSVATEIAMPNFSVYSAAKSGVQSFIKTFATELTERGIRVNGVSAGHIKTNIFNNTGLNSGQIEEAVKNIIPTIPFKRQGEPSEIANAVLFLASEEASYIHGTELKVDAGISVIR is encoded by the coding sequence ATGCAAAGATTTACAAACAAATCTGCCTTAATTACAGGCGGAACAAACGGAATGGGATTCGCAACGGCACAACAATTCATCAAGGAAGGGGGATCTGCGATTATTACAGGAAGGAGTGAGGAAACCGTTAACAAAGCATTAGAAAAATTAGGAACAAATGCTTTCGGAATTGTTTCTGATGCCGGAAGTATGAGTGACTTAATGAATCTCCGAAATGAAGTCAAAAAATACACGGAGAATATAGACTTAGTATTTGCTAATGCAGGTTATGGAAGATTTTCGCCCATTGAAAGTGTAGACGAAAATCATTTTGACGAATTGTTCAATATGTTGGTAAAAGGTGCTTTTTTTACGGTTCAGCAGATGTTACCGTTGATGAAAAAAGGAAGTTCTGTGATTTTCAATACCTCTGTTGCTACTGAAATTGCGATGCCTAATTTTTCAGTTTATTCTGCGGCAAAATCAGGGGTACAGTCTTTTATCAAAACATTTGCAACGGAATTAACAGAAAGGGGAATTCGGGTGAATGGAGTAAGCGCAGGTCATATCAAAACGAATATTTTTAATAATACGGGCTTAAATTCAGGACAAATCGAAGAAGCGGTTAAAAATATTATTCCAACCATTCCTTTTAAAAGACAAGGTGAACCATCAGAAATTGCGAATGCAGTACTTTTCCTGGCTTCGGAAGAAGCTTCGTATATTCATGGTACGGAACTTAAAGTGGATGCAGGGATTTCTGTAATCAGATAG
- a CDS encoding phosphoribosylanthranilate isomerase produces the protein MIKIKVCGLTRLDQVKELISLNTDFLGFIFYEQSPRYVLNHLSLEEISKIGHQGKVGVFVNESIERITEISEKADLNLIQIHGDENEDFMIKLKEKINPKIKIIKVVRIGNQPLNELQKYINQNRSIINYFLFDTDSKAFGGTGKTFDWNILNTLEIPLPYFLSGGISEENIENLEQLKQKPFALDINSKFETKPGDKDTAKIKRFISSVV, from the coding sequence ATGATTAAAATTAAAGTTTGCGGTTTGACAAGATTAGATCAGGTTAAGGAATTGATTTCTTTGAACACAGACTTTCTTGGCTTTATTTTCTATGAACAATCCCCGCGATATGTTTTGAATCATCTGAGTTTAGAAGAAATTTCGAAGATAGGTCATCAGGGAAAAGTTGGTGTATTTGTAAACGAAAGTATTGAAAGAATTACTGAAATATCCGAAAAAGCAGATTTAAATTTAATCCAGATTCATGGAGATGAAAATGAAGACTTTATGATTAAATTAAAAGAAAAAATTAATCCAAAGATTAAAATAATTAAAGTGGTCAGAATAGGAAATCAACCTCTTAATGAATTACAAAAATACATCAACCAAAACCGATCAATCATCAATTATTTCTTATTTGACACAGACAGCAAAGCATTTGGCGGTACCGGAAAAACTTTCGATTGGAATATTTTAAATACTCTTGAAATTCCACTTCCCTATTTTCTGAGCGGTGGTATTTCAGAAGAAAACATAGAAAATCTTGAGCAACTGAAGCAGAAACCATTCGCACTGGATATCAATTCAAAATTCGAAACAAAACCCGGCGATAAAGACACCGCCAAAATAAAAAGATTTATATCATCTGTAGTATAG